Proteins co-encoded in one Lynx canadensis isolate LIC74 chromosome C1, mLynCan4.pri.v2, whole genome shotgun sequence genomic window:
- the PTPRN gene encoding receptor-type tyrosine-protein phosphatase-like N isoform X1 → MRRPRRPGGPGGSGGLRVLVCLLLLSSRPGGCSAISAHGCLFDRRLCSHLEVCIQDGLFGQCQVGVGQARPLLQVTSPVLQRLQSVLRQLMSQGLSWHDDLTQYVISQEMERIPRLRPPEPRPRDRSGLVPRRPGSAGELLLQGIPTGSTPAAQHRLPQPPVGGSGGGVGSPLSSLQAELLPPLLEHLLLPPQAPHPALSYEPALLQPYLFHQFGSRDGSRGSESSPGMVSVGPIPKAEPSALFSRTASKGMFGAHSDHSYGDPPGPSPGQLFQESGLFYLAQELPVPSRARAPRLPEQGGSSRPKDSSEGYEEEGLEGHREKLPSPAEQPADVTLQRLASVLAGYGVELRQLTPEQLSSLSTLLQLLPKGSGRNLGGAVNVGADNKKTVEEQVQGGHTVEPPPPTPSLPGYPTASPTSSKAQRVLISGSSEPPKAIGHPATPVLLEKKSSLGQSQPTVVRPPSAQPSAEEYGYIVTDQKPLSLAAGVKLLEILAEHVHVSSGSFINISVVGPALTFRIRHNEQNLSLADVTQQAGLVKSELEAQTGLQILQTGVGQREEAAAVLPRPAHGTSPMRSVLLTLVALAGVAGLLVALAVALCVRQHARQRDKERLAALGPEGAHGDTTFEYQDLCRQHMATKSLFTRAEGPPEPSRVSSVSSQFSDAAQASPSSHSSTPSWCEEPAQANMDISTGHMILAYMEDHLRNRDRLAKEWQALCAYQAEPNTCATAQGEGNIKKNRHPDFLPYDHARIKLKVESSPSRSDYINASPIIEHDPRMPAYIATQGPLSHTIADFWQMVWESGCTVIVMLTPLVEDGVKQCDRYWPDEGSSLYHVYEVNLVSEHIWCEDFLVRSFYLKNVQTQETRTLTQFHFLSWPAEGTPASTRPLLDFRRKVNKCYRGRSCPIIVHCSDGAGRTGTYILIDMVLNRMAKGVKEIDIAATLEHVRDQRPGLVRSKDQFEFALTAVAEEVNAILKALPQ, encoded by the exons ATGCGGCGCCCGCGGCGGCCTGGGGGTCCCGGGGGATCCGGGGGTCTCCGGGTGCTCGTCTGCCTCCTGCTGCTGAGCAGCCGCCCGGGAGGCTGCAGCGCCATTAGTGCCCACG GCTGTCTGTTTGACCGCAGACTCTGCTCTCACCTTGAAGTCTGTATTCAGG ATGGCTTGTTTGGACAATGCCAGGTGGGAGTGGGGCAAGCCCGGCCCCTTTTGCAAGTCACCTCCCCAGTTCTTCAGCGCTTACAAAGTGTGCTCCGACAGCTCATGTCCCAAG GATTGTCCTGGCACGATGACCtcacccagtatgtgatctccCAGGAGATGGAGCGCATCCCCAGGCTTCGCCCCCCAGAGCCCCGTCCAAGGGACAG ATCTGGCTTGGTGCCCAGGAGACCTGGTTCTGCTGGGGAGCTGCTTTTACAGGGCATCCCTACTGGCTCCACCCCTGCTGCCCAGCACCGGCTTCCTCAACCTCCAGTGGGTgggagtggtgggggggtgggctctCCACTGTCCTCTCTGCAGGCTGAACTGCTGCCCCCCCTCTTGGAGCATCTGCTGCTACCCCCGCaggccccccaccctgccctgagcTATGAACCTGCCCTGCTGCAGCCCTACCTGTTTCATCAG TTTGGCTCCCGCGATGGCTCTCGGGGCTCAGAGAGCTCACCCGGGATGGTCAGTGTCGGCCCCATACCCAAGGCCGAGCCTTCTGCCCTCTTCAGCAGAACTGCCTCCAAGGGCATGTTTGGGGCTCACTCTGACCACTCCTACGGGGACCCTCCAGGGCCTTCACCTGGTCAGCTTTTCCAGGAATCAGGGCTTTTCTACCTGGCCCAGGAGCTGCCAGTGCCCAGCAGGGCCAGGGCACCGAGGCTGCCAGAGCAAGGGGGCAGCAGCCGGCCAAAGGATTCTTCAGAGGGCTACGAGGAAGAAGGGCTAGAAGGTCACAGGGAGAAGCTTCCTTCTCCAGCAGAGCAGCCAG CAGATGTGACTCTGCAGAGACTGGCATCTGTGCTGGCGGGCTATGGGGTGGAGCTGCGTCAGCTGACCCCTGAGCAGCTCTCCAGCCTCTCAACCCTGCTGCAGCTGCTGCCCAAGGGCTCAGGACGAAATCTGG GAGGGGCTGTAAACGTCGGAGCTGACAACAAGAAA ACAGTGGAAGAGCAGGTGCAGGGTGGACACACAGTGGAGCCTccgccccccacaccctcccttcCTGGATACCCCACTGCCAGCCCCACTTCCAGTAAAGCCCAGCGGGTGCTGATCTCTGGATCCTCTGAGCCCCCCAAAGCTATTGGCCACCCTGCCACACCGGTCCTGCTGGAGAAGAAAAGTTCCCTGGGCCAGAGCCAGCCCACAGTGGTGAGGCCGCCCTCAGCTCAGCCATCAGCAGAGGAGTACGGCTACATTGTCACTGACCAGAA gcccctgagtctggctgcgGGAGTGAAGCTGCTGGAGATCCTAGCTGAGCATGTTCACGTGTCCTCGGGCAGCTTCATCAACATCAG TGTGGTGGGACCGGCCCTCACCTTCCGCATCCGACATAATGAACAGAACCTGTCTTTGGCTGATGTTACCCAGCAAGCTG GGCTGGTGAAATCAGAACTGGAAGCACAGACAGGGCTCCAGATCTTGCAGACAGGAGTGGGACAG agggaggaggcagccgCAGTCCTTCCCCGGCCGGCCCACGGCACCTCTCCCATGCGCTCCGTGCTACTCACTCTGGTGGCCCTGGCGGGTGTGGCCGGGCTGCTGGTGGCTCTGGCAGTGGCTTTGTGTGTGCGGCAGCATGCACGGCAGCGGGACAAGGAGCGCCTGGCAGCCCTGGGGCCCGAGGGAGCCCACGGTGACACTACCTTTGAGTACCAG GACCTGTGCCGCCAGCACATGGCCACAAAGTCCCTGTTCACCCGGGCGGAGGGCCCGCCGGAACCTTCTCGCGTGAGCAGCGTGTCCTCCCAGTTTAGTGATGCGGCCCAGGCCAGCCCCAGCTCCCACAGCAGCACGCCATCCTGGTGCGAGGAGCCCGCCCAGGCCAACATGGACATCTCCACAGGGCACATGATTCTG GCATACATGGAGGACCATCTGCGGAACCGGGACCGCTTGGCCAAGGAGTGGCAGGCCCTGTGTGCCTACCAGGCAGAGCCCAACACCTGTGCCACCGCCCAGGGGGAGGGAAACATCAAAAAGAACCGCCACCCTGACTTTCTGCCCT ATGATCACGCTCGCATCAAGCTGAAGGTGGAGAGCAGCCCTTCTCGGAGTGATTACATCAACGCCAGCCCCATT ATTGAGCACGACCCTCGAATGCCAGCCTACATAGCCACACAGGGCCCGCTGTCCCATACCATCGCAGACTTCTGGCAG ATGGTGTGGGAGAGTGGCTGCACTGTCATCGTCATGCTGACCCCACTGGTGGAGGATGGTGTCAAGCAGTGTGACCGCTACTGGCCAGATGAGGGGTCCTCCCTCTACCACGTATATGAG GTGAACCTGGTGTCGGAGCACATCTGGTGCGAGGACTTCCTGGTGCGCAGTTTCTACCTGAAGAACGTGCAGACCCAGGAGACGCGAACGCTCACGCAGTTCCACTTCCTCAGCTGGCCGGCAGAGGGCACTCCGGCGTCCACCCGGCCGCTGCTGGACTTCCGCAG
- the PTPRN gene encoding receptor-type tyrosine-protein phosphatase-like N isoform X2, producing MRRPRRPGGPGGSGGLRVLVCLLLLSSRPGGCSAISAHGCLFDRRLCSHLEVCIQDGLFGQCQVGVGQARPLLQVTSPVLQRLQSVLRQLMSQGLSWHDDLTQYVISQEMERIPRLRPPEPRPRDRSGLVPRRPGSAGELLLQGIPTGSTPAAQHRLPQPPVGGSGGGVGSPLSSLQAELLPPLLEHLLLPPQAPHPALSYEPALLQPYLFHQFGSRDGSRGSESSPGMVSVGPIPKAEPSALFSRTASKGMFGAHSDHSYGDPPGPSPGQLFQESGLFYLAQELPVPSRARAPRLPEQGGSSRPKDSSEGYEEEGLEGHREKLPSPAEQPDVTLQRLASVLAGYGVELRQLTPEQLSSLSTLLQLLPKGSGRNLGGAVNVGADNKKTVEEQVQGGHTVEPPPPTPSLPGYPTASPTSSKAQRVLISGSSEPPKAIGHPATPVLLEKKSSLGQSQPTVVRPPSAQPSAEEYGYIVTDQKPLSLAAGVKLLEILAEHVHVSSGSFINISVVGPALTFRIRHNEQNLSLADVTQQAGLVKSELEAQTGLQILQTGVGQREEAAAVLPRPAHGTSPMRSVLLTLVALAGVAGLLVALAVALCVRQHARQRDKERLAALGPEGAHGDTTFEYQDLCRQHMATKSLFTRAEGPPEPSRVSSVSSQFSDAAQASPSSHSSTPSWCEEPAQANMDISTGHMILAYMEDHLRNRDRLAKEWQALCAYQAEPNTCATAQGEGNIKKNRHPDFLPYDHARIKLKVESSPSRSDYINASPIIEHDPRMPAYIATQGPLSHTIADFWQMVWESGCTVIVMLTPLVEDGVKQCDRYWPDEGSSLYHVYEVNLVSEHIWCEDFLVRSFYLKNVQTQETRTLTQFHFLSWPAEGTPASTRPLLDFRRKVNKCYRGRSCPIIVHCSDGAGRTGTYILIDMVLNRMAKGVKEIDIAATLEHVRDQRPGLVRSKDQFEFALTAVAEEVNAILKALPQ from the exons ATGCGGCGCCCGCGGCGGCCTGGGGGTCCCGGGGGATCCGGGGGTCTCCGGGTGCTCGTCTGCCTCCTGCTGCTGAGCAGCCGCCCGGGAGGCTGCAGCGCCATTAGTGCCCACG GCTGTCTGTTTGACCGCAGACTCTGCTCTCACCTTGAAGTCTGTATTCAGG ATGGCTTGTTTGGACAATGCCAGGTGGGAGTGGGGCAAGCCCGGCCCCTTTTGCAAGTCACCTCCCCAGTTCTTCAGCGCTTACAAAGTGTGCTCCGACAGCTCATGTCCCAAG GATTGTCCTGGCACGATGACCtcacccagtatgtgatctccCAGGAGATGGAGCGCATCCCCAGGCTTCGCCCCCCAGAGCCCCGTCCAAGGGACAG ATCTGGCTTGGTGCCCAGGAGACCTGGTTCTGCTGGGGAGCTGCTTTTACAGGGCATCCCTACTGGCTCCACCCCTGCTGCCCAGCACCGGCTTCCTCAACCTCCAGTGGGTgggagtggtgggggggtgggctctCCACTGTCCTCTCTGCAGGCTGAACTGCTGCCCCCCCTCTTGGAGCATCTGCTGCTACCCCCGCaggccccccaccctgccctgagcTATGAACCTGCCCTGCTGCAGCCCTACCTGTTTCATCAG TTTGGCTCCCGCGATGGCTCTCGGGGCTCAGAGAGCTCACCCGGGATGGTCAGTGTCGGCCCCATACCCAAGGCCGAGCCTTCTGCCCTCTTCAGCAGAACTGCCTCCAAGGGCATGTTTGGGGCTCACTCTGACCACTCCTACGGGGACCCTCCAGGGCCTTCACCTGGTCAGCTTTTCCAGGAATCAGGGCTTTTCTACCTGGCCCAGGAGCTGCCAGTGCCCAGCAGGGCCAGGGCACCGAGGCTGCCAGAGCAAGGGGGCAGCAGCCGGCCAAAGGATTCTTCAGAGGGCTACGAGGAAGAAGGGCTAGAAGGTCACAGGGAGAAGCTTCCTTCTCCAGCAGAGCAGCCAG ATGTGACTCTGCAGAGACTGGCATCTGTGCTGGCGGGCTATGGGGTGGAGCTGCGTCAGCTGACCCCTGAGCAGCTCTCCAGCCTCTCAACCCTGCTGCAGCTGCTGCCCAAGGGCTCAGGACGAAATCTGG GAGGGGCTGTAAACGTCGGAGCTGACAACAAGAAA ACAGTGGAAGAGCAGGTGCAGGGTGGACACACAGTGGAGCCTccgccccccacaccctcccttcCTGGATACCCCACTGCCAGCCCCACTTCCAGTAAAGCCCAGCGGGTGCTGATCTCTGGATCCTCTGAGCCCCCCAAAGCTATTGGCCACCCTGCCACACCGGTCCTGCTGGAGAAGAAAAGTTCCCTGGGCCAGAGCCAGCCCACAGTGGTGAGGCCGCCCTCAGCTCAGCCATCAGCAGAGGAGTACGGCTACATTGTCACTGACCAGAA gcccctgagtctggctgcgGGAGTGAAGCTGCTGGAGATCCTAGCTGAGCATGTTCACGTGTCCTCGGGCAGCTTCATCAACATCAG TGTGGTGGGACCGGCCCTCACCTTCCGCATCCGACATAATGAACAGAACCTGTCTTTGGCTGATGTTACCCAGCAAGCTG GGCTGGTGAAATCAGAACTGGAAGCACAGACAGGGCTCCAGATCTTGCAGACAGGAGTGGGACAG agggaggaggcagccgCAGTCCTTCCCCGGCCGGCCCACGGCACCTCTCCCATGCGCTCCGTGCTACTCACTCTGGTGGCCCTGGCGGGTGTGGCCGGGCTGCTGGTGGCTCTGGCAGTGGCTTTGTGTGTGCGGCAGCATGCACGGCAGCGGGACAAGGAGCGCCTGGCAGCCCTGGGGCCCGAGGGAGCCCACGGTGACACTACCTTTGAGTACCAG GACCTGTGCCGCCAGCACATGGCCACAAAGTCCCTGTTCACCCGGGCGGAGGGCCCGCCGGAACCTTCTCGCGTGAGCAGCGTGTCCTCCCAGTTTAGTGATGCGGCCCAGGCCAGCCCCAGCTCCCACAGCAGCACGCCATCCTGGTGCGAGGAGCCCGCCCAGGCCAACATGGACATCTCCACAGGGCACATGATTCTG GCATACATGGAGGACCATCTGCGGAACCGGGACCGCTTGGCCAAGGAGTGGCAGGCCCTGTGTGCCTACCAGGCAGAGCCCAACACCTGTGCCACCGCCCAGGGGGAGGGAAACATCAAAAAGAACCGCCACCCTGACTTTCTGCCCT ATGATCACGCTCGCATCAAGCTGAAGGTGGAGAGCAGCCCTTCTCGGAGTGATTACATCAACGCCAGCCCCATT ATTGAGCACGACCCTCGAATGCCAGCCTACATAGCCACACAGGGCCCGCTGTCCCATACCATCGCAGACTTCTGGCAG ATGGTGTGGGAGAGTGGCTGCACTGTCATCGTCATGCTGACCCCACTGGTGGAGGATGGTGTCAAGCAGTGTGACCGCTACTGGCCAGATGAGGGGTCCTCCCTCTACCACGTATATGAG GTGAACCTGGTGTCGGAGCACATCTGGTGCGAGGACTTCCTGGTGCGCAGTTTCTACCTGAAGAACGTGCAGACCCAGGAGACGCGAACGCTCACGCAGTTCCACTTCCTCAGCTGGCCGGCAGAGGGCACTCCGGCGTCCACCCGGCCGCTGCTGGACTTCCGCAG